One window of the Streptomyces sp. NBC_00259 genome contains the following:
- the arc gene encoding proteasome ATPase, translating to MAAHDDDNNRGFRPGRGSEDPAGQVAYLEQEIAVLRRKLADSPRHTRILEERIVELQTNLAGVSAQNERLANTLREARDQIVALKEEVDRLAQPPAGFGVFLQANEDGTADIFTGGRKLRVNVSPSVELEELRRGQEVMLNEALNVVEAMEFERAGDIVTLKEILEDGERALVIGHTDEERVVRLADTLLDTTVRPGDALLLEPRSGYVYEVIPKSEVEELVLEEVPDVDYDKIGGLGGQIEMIRDAVELPYLHPDLFKEHELRPPKGILLYGPPGCGKTLIAKAVANSLAKKVAEVTGQPAGKSYFLNIKGPELLNKYVGETERHIRLVFQRAREKASEGTPVIVFFDEMESLFRTRGSGVSSDVENTIVPQLLAEIDGVEGLENVIVIGASNREDMIDPAILRPGRLDVKIKIERPDAEAAKDIFGKYLTPTLPLHADDLAEHTGSKEAAVGGMIQSVVEQMYAESEENRFLEVTYANGDKEVLYFKDFNSGAMIQNIVDRAKKMAIKAFLDHDQKGLRVAHLLQACVDEFKENEDLPNTTNPDDWARISGKKGERIVFIRTLVTGKQGADTGRSIDTVANTGQYL from the coding sequence GTGGCAGCCCACGACGACGACAACAACCGCGGCTTCCGGCCGGGACGAGGGTCTGAAGACCCCGCCGGCCAGGTTGCCTATCTCGAGCAGGAAATCGCCGTCCTGCGCCGCAAGCTCGCCGACTCTCCGCGTCATACGAGGATTCTCGAAGAGCGGATCGTCGAGCTGCAGACGAACCTGGCCGGCGTGTCCGCACAGAACGAGCGTCTGGCGAACACGCTCCGTGAGGCCCGCGACCAGATCGTGGCCCTCAAGGAGGAGGTCGACCGGCTCGCACAGCCGCCGGCCGGCTTCGGTGTCTTCCTGCAGGCGAACGAGGACGGCACGGCCGACATCTTCACCGGGGGCCGCAAGCTCCGGGTGAACGTCAGCCCCAGCGTCGAGCTCGAGGAGCTCCGGCGTGGCCAGGAAGTCATGCTCAACGAGGCGCTCAACGTGGTCGAGGCCATGGAGTTCGAGCGTGCCGGGGACATCGTCACCCTCAAGGAGATCCTCGAGGACGGCGAGCGTGCCCTGGTGATCGGGCACACCGACGAGGAACGGGTGGTGCGGCTCGCGGACACGCTGCTGGACACCACCGTCCGTCCCGGCGACGCCCTGCTGCTCGAGCCCCGCTCCGGCTACGTCTACGAAGTGATCCCCAAGAGCGAGGTCGAGGAGCTCGTCCTCGAAGAGGTCCCGGACGTCGACTACGACAAGATCGGCGGCCTCGGCGGCCAGATCGAGATGATCCGCGACGCGGTCGAGCTCCCGTACCTCCACCCCGATCTCTTCAAGGAGCACGAACTGCGGCCGCCGAAGGGCATCCTGCTCTACGGCCCGCCCGGCTGCGGCAAGACGCTGATCGCCAAGGCCGTCGCCAACTCCCTTGCCAAGAAGGTCGCCGAGGTGACCGGCCAGCCCGCGGGGAAGAGCTACTTCCTCAACATCAAGGGCCCCGAGCTCCTGAACAAGTACGTCGGCGAGACCGAGCGGCACATCCGCCTGGTCTTCCAGCGTGCCCGGGAGAAGGCGAGCGAGGGCACCCCCGTCATCGTCTTCTTCGACGAGATGGAGTCCCTCTTCCGCACCCGTGGCTCCGGTGTCAGCTCGGACGTCGAGAACACGATCGTTCCGCAGCTGCTCGCCGAGATCGACGGTGTCGAGGGCCTCGAGAACGTGATCGTGATCGGTGCCTCGAACCGCGAGGACATGATCGACCCCGCGATCCTGCGCCCCGGCCGGCTCGACGTCAAGATCAAGATCGAGCGTCCGGACGCGGAGGCCGCGAAGGACATCTTCGGCAAGTACCTGACGCCGACGCTGCCGCTGCACGCCGACGACCTCGCCGAGCACACCGGCTCCAAGGAGGCGGCGGTCGGGGGCATGATCCAGTCGGTCGTCGAGCAGATGTACGCCGAATCCGAGGAGAACCGCTTCCTCGAGGTGACGTACGCCAACGGCGACAAGGAAGTCCTGTACTTCAAGGACTTCAATTCCGGCGCCATGATCCAGAACATCGTGGACCGGGCGAAGAAGATGGCCATCAAGGCCTTCCTGGACCACGACCAGAAGGGTCTCCGCGTCGCGCACCTGCTCCAGGCCTGCGTGGACGAATTCAAGGAGAACGAGGACCTGCCGAACACCACGAACCCGGACGACTGGGCCCGGATCTCCGGAAAGAAGGGCGAGCGGATCGTCTTCATCCGCACCCTCGTCACCGGAAAGCAGGGCGCAGACACCGGACGCTCCATCGACACGGTGGCGAACACCGGTCAGTACCTGTAG